ACTCGCATTCCTCGACCGCTCGTGGCAAAACTACACCGAACTAAAAAAGCACTACGCTTAAAAAGATCATTTGCCACCAATTACACGGATACCACAAATAAAAAAGTCGGAATTCGTGCTATTCGTGTATTTCGTGGCTAAAATAGGTCGTTATGGGAAGCACTAATCCGGCGCGTGGAATGCGCGATCTTCTCCCCGCAGATGTCCGAAAACGCGAATACGTGATCGGCATAATAAAGGAAGTGTACGAAAGCTACGGCTTTGAACCGCTCGAAACACCCGCGGTCGAAAACCTCGAAACGCTGATGGGCAAGTACGGCGACGAAGGCAATCAGTTGATCTTTAAGATACTCAAGCGCGGCGAGAAACTGAGACAAGAAACAGGAAACGGGAGACAGGAGTTGAAAGAATCTGACCTGTCCGATCTCGCCTTGCGTTACGACTTGACCGTGCCGCTCGCCCGCGTCGTCGCCAACAACCGCAACGAACTCCCAAAATTCTTCAAACGCTATCAGATACAGCCCGTCTGGCGCGCCGACCGCCCGGCACGCGGCCGATTTCGTGAGTTTTATCAGTGCGATGTGGATGCCATTGGCTCGTCGTCGATGGTCGTAGAGGCAGAACAGATATCAGCGGTGACCACGATCCTGAGACGGCTGGGTTTCGATGATTTCACGATCCGTTTGAATCACCGAGAGATTCTAGCCGACATTTTGGATACGGCAGCCGTTCCCGAAGCACTGCACGGCGATGCTCTTGTAGCGATCGACAAACTGGATAAGATCGGCAGCGAGGGCGTCTCAAAAGAGCTTGCAGACCGAGGAATCGCTGCGTCCGCTGCGAACATGCTGCTCGACATTTTCGAACAGACGCAGATTATAGTTGACGGCGGAGTAGAGATCAATCAAACGATCTTCAGCAATCTGATAAACATAGTCAGCAGTGATGTCCTGACTCAGATCGGCCAGATCCTCAAGTTTGCAGGCGATAGTCCGGTCCAACTGGACCCTTCGCTGGCACGCGGCCTTTCATACTACACAGGTGCGATCTTCGAGATAAATGTTCCTGATCTCGCAGGAAGTCTGGGCGGCGGCGGGCGTTATGACGGCTTGATAGGGATGTTCGGAAAGGAGCAGATCCCGGCGTGCGGATTTTCCTTGGGCTTGGAACGCATTCTCGTTGTAATGGAAGAACGCGGGATGTTCCCGCCTGAGATCGCCGAATCGACGCCGGCAGACGTGATGGTCACGGTCTGGAGCGACGAAACGATAGCCGAATCGCTAAAGCTCGCTGCTGAACTCCGCTCCGACGGCCTCCGCGTGACCGTTTATCCCGAGCCCGACAAATTCGGCAAGCAGATAAAATACGCCGACCAGATCAAGGTACCCTACGTTTGCATACTCGGCGAAAGCGAGATCGCCGAAGGCAAGGTCATCATTAAGAACATGGCAACGGGCGAACAGATCTCTGTCCTTAGAGGCGAGACGGCCCCAACACTTCTCTCCTAACCCAATGAA
This sequence is a window from Acidobacteriota bacterium. Protein-coding genes within it:
- the hisS gene encoding histidine--tRNA ligase, with product MGSTNPARGMRDLLPADVRKREYVIGIIKEVYESYGFEPLETPAVENLETLMGKYGDEGNQLIFKILKRGEKLRQETGNGRQELKESDLSDLALRYDLTVPLARVVANNRNELPKFFKRYQIQPVWRADRPARGRFREFYQCDVDAIGSSSMVVEAEQISAVTTILRRLGFDDFTIRLNHREILADILDTAAVPEALHGDALVAIDKLDKIGSEGVSKELADRGIAASAANMLLDIFEQTQIIVDGGVEINQTIFSNLINIVSSDVLTQIGQILKFAGDSPVQLDPSLARGLSYYTGAIFEINVPDLAGSLGGGGRYDGLIGMFGKEQIPACGFSLGLERILVVMEERGMFPPEIAESTPADVMVTVWSDETIAESLKLAAELRSDGLRVTVYPEPDKFGKQIKYADQIKVPYVCILGESEIAEGKVIIKNMATGEQISVLRGETAPTLLS